A stretch of Candidatus Methylomirabilota bacterium DNA encodes these proteins:
- a CDS encoding amidohydrolase/deacetylase family metallohydrolase produces MSLASDYDLIVRGGRVIDPEQGLNAVLDVAVRDNRIAAVAPHIAGGPRTHVLDATDCLVTPAVIDHHVHCFEHFTDMGVHADVVGVGQGVSAVVEQGTVGAATFPAFRNFIVRPAKTDVLCYLSVHVAGDPKGGQHDLHSPDTANVKRTVQVCRDYPDLVRGIKAHAELGLYSRWGTKPLALAKLAAMEAGVPLAAHIGNLFKAARPASDSPDDALRDSLTLLDPGDILVHPYTNNPGGLLDEHGKVKPEVRDAYAGGVLFDLAHGTHFNLETARRAFDEGLTPHIISSDAHHEVHGERRVAWGTRHLTYTLWGAIAKMMALGMTVEDVVRMTTSTPARVLRQEDRRGSLRVGMPADISVLRLHTGAWLLRDGRGHTIRADRCLLPRHLIRPGPVHQVTDDIPVDLAEARLSA; encoded by the coding sequence CCTCGACGTCGCCGTCCGCGACAACCGCATCGCGGCGGTCGCTCCGCACATCGCCGGCGGCCCCCGAACGCACGTGCTCGACGCCACGGACTGCCTGGTGACGCCGGCGGTCATCGATCACCACGTCCACTGCTTCGAGCACTTCACCGACATGGGCGTGCATGCGGATGTCGTCGGCGTCGGCCAGGGGGTCAGCGCGGTGGTCGAACAGGGGACGGTCGGCGCGGCGACGTTCCCCGCGTTTCGCAACTTCATCGTTCGGCCGGCGAAGACCGACGTGCTCTGCTACCTCTCGGTCCACGTGGCCGGAGACCCCAAGGGCGGGCAGCACGACCTGCACAGCCCCGACACGGCGAACGTGAAACGGACGGTGCAGGTGTGCCGCGACTACCCCGATCTCGTGCGCGGGATCAAGGCCCACGCCGAGCTGGGCCTGTATTCCCGGTGGGGAACCAAGCCACTGGCGCTGGCCAAGCTGGCCGCCATGGAAGCCGGCGTGCCTCTGGCTGCCCACATCGGAAACCTGTTCAAAGCCGCCAGGCCGGCGAGCGATTCCCCGGACGACGCCCTCCGCGACTCCCTGACCCTGCTCGACCCCGGCGACATCCTGGTGCATCCCTACACCAACAACCCTGGGGGCCTGCTCGACGAGCACGGCAAGGTCAAGCCCGAGGTGCGCGACGCGTACGCCGGCGGTGTGCTCTTCGATCTGGCGCACGGGACTCACTTCAACCTGGAAACGGCGCGGCGGGCATTCGACGAGGGCTTGACGCCACACATCATCAGCAGCGACGCCCACCATGAGGTCCACGGCGAGCGGCGGGTGGCCTGGGGCACGAGACATCTGACCTATACGCTGTGGGGGGCTATCGCCAAGATGATGGCCCTCGGGATGACGGTCGAGGACGTGGTCAGGATGACGACCAGCACCCCGGCTCGGGTGCTTCGCCAGGAGGACCGCCGGGGCAGTCTCCGCGTGGGCATGCCGGCCGACATCTCTGTTCTTCGTCTCCACACCGGCGCCTGGCTGCTCCGTGACGGCCGCGGCCACACGATTCGGGCCGATCGCTGCCTGCTGCCCCGCCATCTCATCCGACCGGGGCCGGTCCACCAGGTCACCGACGACATCCCCGTCGACCTGGCCGAGGCGCGTTTGTCGGCTTAA